The following are from one region of the Polaribacter marinaquae genome:
- a CDS encoding DUF1343 domain-containing protein codes for MTDFKPFKSTYLFLVLLLNFNLISCAQKTKVNQNNHVKTISEIKTGAERTDLYLNILKGKNVAIVANQTSVLNVLQRAEVAPNVMGSKKITHHLVDYLHNNNTINVKKVFAPEHGFRGKADAGEIVKDGLDTKTNLPIVSLYGKNKKPTLKQLKNIDIVVFDIQDVGARFYTYISSLHYVMEACAEANIPVLLLDRPNPNAHYIDGPVLETSHKSFVGMHNVPVVYGMTIGEYGQMINGEKWLNNGIACDLKVIPVLNYNHQTQYSLPIKPSPNLPNGKSINLYPSLCFFEGTNVSAGRGTSMQFQIYGSPFLSKNSFSFTPKENEGAKYPKHKNKLCFGEDLRDSKNLNQLDLSYLISAYKQNTAKDFFNNFFTKLAGTKKLQEQIEKGLSADEIKNTWQKDLNDFKLIREKYLIYK; via the coding sequence ATGACAGATTTTAAACCTTTCAAAAGTACATATTTATTCTTAGTTCTTTTACTGAATTTTAACCTGATTTCTTGTGCTCAGAAAACAAAAGTTAATCAGAATAACCATGTCAAAACTATTTCTGAAATTAAAACAGGTGCAGAAAGAACCGATTTATATTTAAATATTTTAAAAGGAAAAAACGTAGCCATTGTGGCAAATCAAACTTCTGTTTTAAACGTTTTACAAAGAGCCGAAGTTGCACCAAATGTAATGGGTTCTAAAAAAATAACACATCATTTAGTAGATTATCTTCACAACAATAATACAATAAATGTAAAAAAAGTTTTTGCACCAGAACACGGTTTTAGAGGAAAAGCTGATGCTGGAGAAATTGTAAAAGACGGTTTAGATACCAAAACAAATTTACCAATTGTATCTCTTTATGGTAAAAATAAAAAACCAACTCTAAAGCAATTAAAAAACATAGATATTGTTGTTTTTGATATACAAGATGTTGGCGCTCGTTTTTACACGTATATTTCTTCGTTACATTATGTTATGGAAGCTTGTGCAGAAGCCAATATTCCTGTTTTGTTATTAGACAGACCAAACCCCAATGCTCATTATATTGATGGCCCTGTTTTAGAAACAAGCCATAAATCTTTTGTTGGTATGCATAACGTTCCTGTGGTTTACGGAATGACAATTGGCGAATACGGACAAATGATTAATGGTGAAAAATGGTTAAATAACGGAATAGCATGTGATTTAAAAGTGATACCAGTTTTAAACTACAATCATCAAACACAATATAGTTTACCTATAAAACCTTCGCCAAATTTACCAAACGGTAAAAGCATAAACCTTTACCCTAGTTTATGTTTTTTTGAAGGTACAAATGTATCTGCTGGAAGAGGAACATCTATGCAGTTTCAAATTTATGGTTCTCCTTTTTTATCGAAGAATAGCTTTTCTTTTACTCCGAAAGAAAATGAAGGAGCAAAATATCCTAAACATAAGAACAAGCTATGTTTTGGCGAAGATTTAAGAGATTCTAAGAATTTAAATCAACTTGATTTGTCTTATTTGATTAGTGCTTATAAGCAAAATACTGCTAAAGATTTTTTTAATAATTTTTTCACAAAATTAGCTGGTACAAAAAAACTACAAGAACAAATAGAGAAAGGTTTATCTGCTGATGAAATAAAAAACACTTGGCAAAAAGATTTGAATGATTTTAAACTGATTCGAGAAAAATATTTAATTTATAAATAA
- a CDS encoding thioredoxin family protein, producing MKKIILPFTFLLLFTNSLKADQWMTSFEDAQKIAVATNKFILVDFWASWCGPCKRMDSESWSSTDVKELMSNYIPLKIDIDVEKKLTSKFTVNSIPRVYIIDPNGEVVLQSKSYMPKIEVMKILKKYSYGTKILQNEYLDFMKLKSGDNSLKIAEKYFNYSVYVKDDVKRDFLSIANRYLKISNKLYRSEGDKNKNSQKINLYADVYRYLIQGNYNKTLKKLNKDFKENEIIETNKGLYNFLYFTAYSKLNDRENAKIWYDKLKENEGSKVFLLMSRKI from the coding sequence ATGAAAAAAATTATTTTACCATTCACTTTTCTATTATTATTTACAAACAGCTTAAAAGCAGATCAATGGATGACATCTTTTGAAGATGCACAGAAAATTGCTGTAGCTACAAATAAATTTATATTAGTAGATTTTTGGGCTAGTTGGTGTGGCCCTTGTAAAAGAATGGATTCCGAATCTTGGAGTTCTACTGATGTTAAAGAATTAATGTCTAATTATATTCCTTTAAAAATAGATATTGATGTAGAAAAAAAATTAACATCTAAGTTTACCGTAAATTCTATCCCCAGAGTTTATATCATAGACCCAAATGGTGAAGTTGTTTTGCAAAGTAAAAGTTATATGCCTAAGATTGAAGTTATGAAGATCTTAAAAAAATATTCATACGGAACAAAAATTTTACAAAATGAATATTTAGATTTTATGAAATTAAAATCTGGAGATAATTCTTTAAAAATTGCTGAGAAATACTTTAATTATTCGGTGTATGTAAAAGACGATGTGAAAAGAGATTTTTTAAGTATTGCAAATAGGTATTTAAAAATATCGAATAAGTTATATCGATCAGAAGGTGATAAAAATAAAAATTCACAAAAGATAAATTTATATGCAGATGTGTATAGATATTTAATACAAGGTAATTATAATAAAACTTTAAAAAAGTTAAACAAAGATTTTAAAGAAAATGAAATTATAGAAACCAATAAAGGGCTTTATAATTTTTTATACTTTACTGCTTATAGTAAACTAAATGATCGAGAAAATGCCAAAATTTGGTATGATAAATTAAAAGAAAATGAGGGGTCAAAAGTTTTTCTTCTTATGTCTAGAAAAATATAA
- a CDS encoding sterol desaturase family protein: MQTIFSYFESIPSSHRSLILVSGITFFWLLEGAVPLFNFNYKKWKHAIPNLFFTFTTIIINFSLAFLLLKTADWVDVNNFGLINWLPEMPLWLYVTLGILFLDFFGAYLAHFVEHKVAVLWMVHLVHHSDHNVDTTTANRHHPIESIIRFAFTLLGVFVIGTPIAIVFMYQSMSLIFTQFTHANIKMSSKFDTFLSYFIVSPDMHKVHHHYKLPYTDSNYGNIFSIWDRIFGTYMKFDRDKIVYGVDTFPDEVKNSSLKELLKQPFQGYRKPTNI, encoded by the coding sequence ATGCAAACTATTTTTTCTTATTTCGAATCGATACCATCTTCTCATCGAAGTTTAATTCTTGTTTCTGGTATTACATTTTTTTGGCTTTTAGAAGGTGCAGTACCTTTATTTAATTTTAATTACAAAAAATGGAAACATGCGATACCAAACTTGTTTTTTACATTTACAACGATAATTATAAATTTTTCGTTGGCATTTTTATTGCTTAAAACTGCAGATTGGGTAGATGTAAATAATTTCGGACTTATTAATTGGTTGCCAGAAATGCCACTTTGGTTATATGTTACTTTAGGAATATTATTTTTAGATTTTTTTGGCGCTTATTTGGCTCATTTTGTAGAACACAAAGTTGCTGTTTTATGGATGGTTCATTTGGTACATCATTCCGATCATAATGTAGATACAACCACAGCAAATAGGCATCATCCAATAGAAAGTATTATTCGTTTTGCATTTACTTTATTAGGTGTTTTTGTTATTGGTACGCCAATAGCTATTGTATTTATGTATCAATCGATGTCTTTAATTTTTACTCAATTTACACACGCAAATATTAAAATGTCTTCAAAATTTGATACTTTTTTAAGTTATTTTATAGTTTCTCCTGATATGCATAAAGTACATCATCATTATAAATTGCCTTATACTGATTCTAATTATGGAAATATTTTTTCTATTTGGGATAGAATTTTTGGTACTTACATGAAATTTGATAGAGATAAAATTGTGTATGGTGTAGATACTTTTCCTGATGAAGTAAAAAATTCTTCGTTAAAAGAATTGTTAAAACAGCCTTTTCAAGGATATAGAAAACCAACAAATATTTAA
- a CDS encoding YkgJ family cysteine cluster protein yields the protein MEKMLKQLPKLAKEAKKENEKYFARLKKRTPKRLDYLMQELHDKEFEKTDCLTCGNCCKTTSPIFTDVDIERIAKYLKMKVAAFTSQYLERDEDDFMVLKSAPCTFFDESDNTCFIYSVRPKACAEYPHTNRKKFIGITDLTIANTAICPATYNIVENLKKRLPLEGNKKIKRS from the coding sequence ATGGAAAAAATGCTGAAACAACTCCCAAAATTAGCTAAAGAAGCAAAAAAAGAAAACGAAAAATATTTTGCGAGACTTAAGAAACGAACGCCAAAAAGATTAGATTATTTAATGCAAGAATTGCACGATAAAGAGTTTGAAAAAACAGACTGTTTAACTTGTGGAAACTGTTGCAAAACAACTAGCCCAATATTTACTGATGTTGATATAGAACGTATTGCGAAATATCTAAAAATGAAGGTTGCAGCATTTACATCGCAATATTTAGAGAGAGATGAAGACGATTTTATGGTTTTAAAATCTGCGCCTTGTACTTTTTTTGATGAAAGCGATAATACTTGTTTTATTTACAGTGTAAGGCCAAAAGCATGTGCAGAATATCCGCATACAAATCGTAAAAAGTTTATTGGCATAACAGACTTAACCATTGCTAATACAGCAATTTGTCCTGCTACCTATAATATTGTAGAAAACTTAAAAAAGCGTTTGCCTTTAGAAGGTAACAAGAAAATTAAAAGATCTTAA
- the argS gene encoding arginine--tRNA ligase, whose protein sequence is MNIQNTLETKVKEGFLALYNIEIPSVEFQATRKEFEGDITVVVFPLLRYKKGNPVQIGEDLGTYLVENVTEITNFNVVKGFLNLVIDDSFYSNFFNAILENTSYGFETPKANEKAIMVEYSSPNTNKPLHLGHVRNNLLGYSVAEIIKASGKKVYKTQIINDRGIHICKSMLAWEKFGNGETPESTGLKGDKLVGNYYVKFDQEYKKEIAQLISEGKTEDEAKKEAPLFVEAQQMLLKWEAGDKDVVALWETMNAWVYAGFDVTYKNMGVNFDNLYYESNTYLLGKDVVAQGLEKGVFFRKEDGSVWCDLTDDGLDEKIVLRSDGTAVYMTQDIGTAIQRVKDYADVGGMVYTVGNEQDYHFQVLFLILKKLGFDWAKQLHHLSYGMVDLPSGKMKSREGTVVDADELMIEMTDTARTISEELGKLEGYSDEEKEELYKTIGLGALKYFILKVDPKKRILFDPKSSVDFQGNTGPFIQYTYARIQSIIRKANFDYSRSVSVDLHEKEKELLKQLELYPETIQQAAANYSPAIIANYTYDLVKEFNSFYQNVHILGEQDLDKKTFRVQLSKKVADTIKSAFSLLGIQVPERM, encoded by the coding sequence ATGAATATTCAAAACACCCTAGAAACTAAAGTTAAAGAAGGTTTCTTAGCATTATATAATATCGAAATTCCGTCTGTAGAGTTTCAAGCAACAAGAAAAGAATTTGAAGGAGACATTACTGTTGTTGTTTTTCCGTTGCTACGTTACAAAAAAGGTAATCCTGTACAAATAGGAGAAGATTTAGGTACATATTTAGTAGAAAACGTTACCGAAATCACCAATTTTAATGTTGTAAAAGGATTTTTAAATTTAGTTATAGACGATTCTTTTTACTCAAACTTTTTTAATGCGATTCTAGAGAATACTTCTTATGGTTTTGAAACACCAAAGGCTAATGAAAAAGCTATTATGGTAGAATATTCTTCTCCGAACACAAACAAACCTCTTCATTTAGGCCACGTTCGTAATAATTTATTAGGATATTCTGTTGCAGAAATTATAAAAGCGTCTGGTAAAAAAGTTTACAAAACTCAAATTATTAACGATAGAGGAATTCATATCTGTAAATCGATGTTGGCTTGGGAAAAATTCGGAAACGGAGAAACTCCTGAATCTACAGGCTTAAAAGGTGATAAATTGGTTGGTAATTATTACGTGAAATTTGACCAAGAATATAAAAAAGAAATAGCTCAATTAATTTCTGAAGGTAAAACTGAAGATGAGGCTAAAAAAGAAGCTCCTTTATTTGTAGAAGCACAACAAATGCTTTTAAAATGGGAAGCTGGTGATAAAGATGTAGTGGCTTTATGGGAAACTATGAATGCTTGGGTTTACGCTGGTTTTGACGTTACTTACAAAAACATGGGAGTTAACTTTGATAATCTTTACTATGAAAGTAACACCTATTTATTAGGAAAAGATGTTGTTGCGCAAGGTTTAGAAAAAGGTGTTTTCTTTAGAAAAGAAGACGGTTCTGTATGGTGCGATTTAACTGATGATGGTTTAGACGAAAAAATTGTTTTACGTTCTGACGGAACTGCAGTTTATATGACTCAAGATATTGGTACAGCCATTCAACGTGTAAAAGATTATGCAGATGTTGGCGGTATGGTTTATACAGTTGGTAACGAGCAAGATTACCATTTTCAAGTATTATTTTTAATCTTAAAGAAACTAGGTTTCGATTGGGCTAAACAATTACATCATTTAAGCTACGGAATGGTAGATTTACCTTCTGGAAAAATGAAATCTAGAGAAGGAACTGTTGTAGATGCTGATGAATTAATGATAGAAATGACAGATACTGCTAGAACTATTTCTGAAGAACTAGGCAAGTTAGAAGGGTATTCTGATGAAGAAAAAGAAGAGTTGTATAAAACGATTGGTTTAGGAGCTTTAAAGTATTTTATTTTAAAAGTAGATCCAAAAAAGAGAATTTTATTCGACCCGAAGTCTTCTGTAGATTTTCAAGGAAATACTGGTCCTTTTATACAATATACGTATGCTAGAATTCAATCTATAATTAGAAAAGCAAATTTTGATTATTCGAGATCTGTAAGTGTAGATTTACACGAAAAAGAAAAAGAATTATTAAAACAATTAGAATTATATCCTGAAACAATACAGCAAGCTGCTGCAAATTATTCGCCAGCAATTATTGCAAATTACACCTATGATTTGGTGAAAGAATTTAATTCTTTTTATCAAAATGTACACATTTTAGGAGAACAAGATTTAGATAAAAAAACATTTAGAGTTCAATTATCTAAAAAAGTTGCAGACACTATAAAATCGGCATTTTCTTTATTAGGAATTCAGGTTCCTGAAAGAATGTAA